Below is a genomic region from Catenuloplanes atrovinosus.
ACGATCTCCTACCAGTTCGTCAACGCGCTCAGCGGCCGGATCCTGGAGGTGCCGGGCACCGACAACATCACCGCGGGCGGCACCACCATGCAGCTCTGGGACAACCTGCGCGAGAAGGACATGTTCTGGCACATCGCGAACGCGGAGGACCCGGCGTACGTGGTGATCACCAACGCGCACAACAACAAGGCGCTCGGCATCCGGGACGGGTCGGTGGACAACTCCGCCGAGGTCGTCATGCTGGACCCGGCGTTCGCGGACCACAACCAGCAGTGGCAGCTGGTGGACGGCGGCGACCAGGGCTACTTCCTGATCAACCGGAAGAGCGGCAAGGCGGTGGACATGTCCGGCGACGACTGCTGCGCCGGCAACGGCGCGTCCGTCCAGCAGTACGACCGGCAGGACCACGCGGTCGACCAGCACTGGAAGGTCGTCCAATGAGCGCGCGTGCGAGCGAATCATCGGTGCGGCGCCGACCATGGCGTGACCGCACCCTGGCAGGGGGCCCGGCATGAGCGTCTTCACGGGTAGGGTGACGCGCCGGCTGACCGGCGTGGCCGCGTCCGCGCTGGCCCTCGCGCTGGTCGGTCTGGGCGCGCCGTGGCCGGCCGCCGCGGCCGTCGCGGTCGACGAGTACGTGCTGTACTACACGGTCACGTCCGCGCAGCAGGGACAGCCGGAGAACCTCGACGAGATCTCCCAGCGGCTGCTGGGCGACCCGGAGCGCTCCGACGAGCTGTTCAACCTCAACTCGGGCCGCGAGCAGCCGGACGGCGGCGCGCTGAGCGACCCGGCCAAGCTGACCCCGGGGTGGTACATCGTGCTGCCCTGGGACGCGGTCGGCCCGGGCGTGCAGTACGGCGTGCTGCCGTCCTCCGCGCCCGAGACCGGCGGGTCCGCCCCGAAGCCGGGCACCACCGCCGGCCCCGGCGAGAACCCGGGCGGTAGCCCGGCCGACCCCGGCACCGGCGGGACGAATCCGGGCGGCGGCACCAACCCCGGCGGCGGCACCAACCCCGGCGGCGGCACCAACCCCGGCGGCGGCACCGCGCCGGCGTCCCCGAACGCGGTGCCGCCCGCGGCCCAGCGGCCGTCCGGCCTGAAGCCGGCGGAGGAGTCGGGCAAGTGCGTGGCCGCGACCGCGGCCAGCTCGCCGTCGAACTGGGCGACCGTGCGGCTCGCGCCGGAGCAGGCCTGGCCGACCAGCCGGGGCCTCGGCCAGATGGTCGCGGTCGTGGACTCCGGAGTGGACGGTTCCAAGGTGCACTTCACCGACCGGATGCTGCTCGGCGGCAACCCGGTGACCGGTGAGGGCCGCGGCGACACCGACTGCCTCGGCACCGGCACCGCGATGGCCGGCCTGATCGCGGCGCAGCCGCAGGAGGGCGACACGTTCGCCGGCGTGGCGCCGGACGCGCTGATCATGCCGGTCCGCGTGGTCACCGACAAGACCGAGGCCGAGGAGAAGCACCAGGTCACCGCGATCCAGGTGGCGATCTCCGCGGGTGCGACCGTGATCGCGCTCGGGTCCTACGTGGACACCTCGGCCGAGCCGGTGGCGAAGGTCATCGAGGAGGCGCTGTCCCACGACATCGTGGTGGTGGCCGGCGCGCCGACCGGGTCCGGCACCCCGCTGCACAAGGACGTGATCAGCGTCGGCGGCATCGGCATGGACGGCAAGACCGTGGAGGAGTACGCCGCGGACTCCGTCGACGTGGTGGCCCCCGGTGCGAACATCACCAGCCTCGGCGCCGGCCCGAAGAACAAGACCTTCGTCGGCAGCGGTACGCAGTACGCGGTCGCGCTGGTGGCCGGCGAGGCCGCGCTGGTGCGGTCCGCGCACCCGGGCCTGTCCGCCGCGCAGGTGGCCAACCGGGTCGCGGTGACCGCGGACAAGATGGGCGACGCCCAGCCGGACGCCCGGTACGGCTACGGCATGATCAACCCGGAGGTGGCGGTCACCAAGGTGCTGCCCGAGGAGGCCGTGCCGATCTCCGAGCAGCGCCGGGCCGTGGGCGACACGGCCGGCGGCGACGGCGTGCGGATCGCGTTCGTCCTCACCGTGCTGGCCGGGCTCGCGCTCAGCACGCTGCTGGTCTTCCGCGTGATGCGCGGCGTGAACCGCGCTCGGGCGGAGGACGGCGGCCCGGGCACGCCCGGGGACGACGGCTCCCAGGCGAAACCGGCGGTGTGACGGGCGAAATCGCTTGGCCGTGAACTTCGGAACTGTAAGTCTCGTTCAGAGTAGGTCGGGTCGCGGGGGCGACCTCGCGGAAGAGGGCTGAGGGGGTTGAAAGCACATGGTTGACGACGTGTGCGCCGAGCCTCAGCTACGCGCCGCGCTCGGCCTGTACCTGGCCGGTGCGCTGCCGGACGACGAGAGCCGGGCGGTGGAGCTCCACCTGTCGAGCTGCGCGCAGTGCCTCGCGGACGCGGAGGCGCTGGGCGAGGCGGTGGCCATGCTCGGCCTGCTGACCGAGACGGACCGCCGTGAGCTGATCGAGGAGTTCGGCGTGCGGGCCCCGGCGGAGGCGCCGGAGCCCGCACCGGGCCCGGAGCCCGCACCGGG
It encodes:
- a CDS encoding S8 family serine peptidase; protein product: MSVFTGRVTRRLTGVAASALALALVGLGAPWPAAAAVAVDEYVLYYTVTSAQQGQPENLDEISQRLLGDPERSDELFNLNSGREQPDGGALSDPAKLTPGWYIVLPWDAVGPGVQYGVLPSSAPETGGSAPKPGTTAGPGENPGGSPADPGTGGTNPGGGTNPGGGTNPGGGTNPGGGTAPASPNAVPPAAQRPSGLKPAEESGKCVAATAASSPSNWATVRLAPEQAWPTSRGLGQMVAVVDSGVDGSKVHFTDRMLLGGNPVTGEGRGDTDCLGTGTAMAGLIAAQPQEGDTFAGVAPDALIMPVRVVTDKTEAEEKHQVTAIQVAISAGATVIALGSYVDTSAEPVAKVIEEALSHDIVVVAGAPTGSGTPLHKDVISVGGIGMDGKTVEEYAADSVDVVAPGANITSLGAGPKNKTFVGSGTQYAVALVAGEAALVRSAHPGLSAAQVANRVAVTADKMGDAQPDARYGYGMINPEVAVTKVLPEEAVPISEQRRAVGDTAGGDGVRIAFVLTVLAGLALSTLLVFRVMRGVNRARAEDGGPGTPGDDGSQAKPAV